The following proteins are encoded in a genomic region of Arachis stenosperma cultivar V10309 chromosome 4, arast.V10309.gnm1.PFL2, whole genome shotgun sequence:
- the LOC130974587 gene encoding uncharacterized protein LOC130974587, which produces MQELRHRVQNLERQLADRERDGRSTDPSYTPSPGSEEEDSHRSRPRRASASRTEAESTREESPIMRRKNDTIIYSRGRPTRRAARGREDGEGRSERTRQPVIMGVTPFHRSILEVRLPKHFDKPTDMRYDGTQDPLEHLTAFEARMNMEGVGDEVRCRAFPVTLAGPAIRWFNGLPQGSIYSFSDISRAFLAQFTTRIAKAKHPINLLGVTQRQGEPTRRYLDRFNDECLEIDGLTDSVASLCLTNGLLNENFRKHLTMKPVWTMHEIQTVAKEYINDEEVSRVVAANKRQSGYSQARQPGDRERAKEKAREEASNRAPRPFPRVGKFTNYTPLTLPIMEVYQQIAEKGILPKPRPLKDRTGGNKNLYCDYHKGYGHQTQDCFDLKDALEQAIREGKLAAFSHLIREPRRRYRDQDEEGKARSAKRRQEPEDRDHGLTVINVITAKNAAPRSRSAQRKDVKVLTVSSPPVQSPKKPPSISFGPEDQWFNDAPENPPWSLRPEWEPASSNGSSSTQELIQISCSAMFSTH; this is translated from the coding sequence atgcagGAGCTACGCCACAGAGTCCAGAACCTAGAACGACAGCTAGCCGACCGGGAGCGGGATGGACGGTCTACCGATCCCAGCTATACCCCATCTCCTGGGAGCGAAGAAGAAGACTCTCACCGAAGCCGCCCGCGGCGTGCATCCGCATCCCGGACGGAAGCGGAGAGCACGCGGGAAGAGTCACCCATAATGAGAAGAAAAAATGACACGATCATCTACTCCCGCGGCAGACCAACCCGCCGAGCGGCAAGAGGTCGCGAAGACGGGGAAGGAAGATCCGAGAGAACACGACAACCCGTGATAATGGGCGTCACCCCGTTCCACCGATCTATCCTCGAGGTCCGGTtgccgaaacacttcgacaaaccaacggacatgaggtacgacggaACTCAAGACCCTCTAGAACACCTCACGGCCTTTGAGGCCAGGATGAATATGGAGGGAGTGGGGGACGAAGTAAGATGCCGCGCCTTCCCGGTAACCCTAGCAGGGCCAGCGATCagatggtttaacggcctcccaCAAGGTTCCATATACAGCTTCTCAGACATCAGCCGTGCATTCCTGGCCCAGTTTACAACACGGATCGCGAAGGCCAAGCACCCTATCAACCTTCTAGGGGTAACCCAGAGACAAGGGGAACCGACGAGGAGGTACTTGgatcggttcaacgacgaatgcttggaaatCGACGGCTTGACCGACTCGGTGGCCAGTCTTTGCCTAacgaacggcctcctcaacgagaaCTTCCGAAAACATCTTACCATGAAACCGGTTTGGACGATGCATGAGATCCAGACGGTAGCCAAGGAGTATATAAAcgacgaggaagtcagccgagtcgtggctgccaataagCGGCAGTCCGGTTACAGCCAAGCACGGCAACCAGGCGACAGAGAGAGAGCAAAGGAAAAAGCTAGGGAGGAGGCATCAAACAGGGCACCTCGACCGTTCCCCCGGGTCGGGAAATTCACTAACTACACTCCGCTCACTCTCCCCATCATGGAAGTCTATCAACAAATAGCGGAGAAGGGAATCCTGCCGAAACCCCGACCACTTAAGGACCGTACGGGAGGAAATAAGAACCTCTATTGTGATTACCATAAGGGTTATGGCCATCAAACACAGGACTGTTTTGACCTGAAGGATGCATTAGAACAAGCgataagggaaggaaagctagccgcgtTCTCCCACCTCATCAGGGAGCCGAGAAGACGCTATCGCGATCAAGACGAGGAAGGCAAAGCCCGTTCGGCCAAACGGCGACAAGAACCCGAAGACAGAGACCACGGCCTCACTGTGATAAACGTGATAACGGCCAAAAACGCCGCGCCAAGATCCCGGTCGGCACAGAGGAAAGACGTTAAGGTTTTGACGGTCTCATCCCCGCCGGTGCAAAGCCCTAAGAAGCCTCCCTCCATTTCTTTCGGCCCGGAAGACCAATGGTTCAACGACGCCCCAGAAAAccccccatggtcattacggccagagtgggaaccggcctcgtcaaacggATCCTCGTCGACACAGGAGCTGATTCAAATATCATGTTCCGCAATGTTTTCGACGCACTAG